TCTGATCATTTCTGTGATGATCCAAAGAACAAAACTGATCTTTTGTCAGGAAGAACACATCTATGAGACTCTGGAAGAATTTACGGAAGAAAGCAGAAAGAACAAGCTGTAAAAGGCCGTGTCCTCTTCTATATGGAGGGGGCGTGTCTTCTCCCACGAGGAGGGGGTGTGTCCTCTCTTGCACAGTAATGTTTGCCTAAGAAACTGGCCTGAAGATTTCCTCTACACATCTTCTCTAGTCATTGTTTCAGGGGTTTTCTATCTCCTCCTGAAGTTGATGAGGAACTCTTTCTGacaacaaacttcctgtttttagtgtttgtttgtGAAAGAGGACACCTCAGATGTGAGATTGATGACTgactttgcatttattttagatGATCTTCTACTGAGTGCCACAGTCACTCCAGTAAAAAGGGCAGATCTGTCCAccgatcactacctggtggtgagttggatccATCGGCCAGAAAGACAGAAAGTGCAATTAAAGGAAACCATGAATAAAAGTATTATTGATaatattttatatgaatttaCGGAACATTCATTACTAATTATCCACATGAAAGTGTAATTAAAGTAGGAGTGATTGGATGGGTCTCTAAACAGGTTCTGTCTTCAGGCATTTGGctttgagtgaaaaacaaacatcagctGGACAAATTCACAATTTTAGCATCAAGGACTTGACAGCTTTTCACTGATTTATTGTGCAGGTTCTCTTTGCACCTCTAAACCACCACCTTGAAATTCTGTAAGGATTTGAGACCTCAAGTGATCCCAGATGCTAAGTTGTCAAAGCTGTAAAAAGCTTAAAACCTTGATAGAGTCTCCAAAGGCAGACAGGTCCTTGGTTATGAACAAAGAACAGCACAGAACCCCTTTAGGAGACAAAACAAACCGGACTCAGTTACTTTCCCTGGATTGGCATCACCAGGACCCCAGTCTGAATCCAGGGCTCAGGTTGGAGCTTTAAAGTGGGTGACTGTTGGTCGGGTCCAGCTTGAAGTGATGTCCTATAATCACTTCCTTGTCTGACAACCACTTGCAGGAGAGTTCAAAAGCACCCAGGGCAATGGGATTTGGGTTGCATTTCTTTGGCGGCTCACCCCCATCATGGAactttgtttttaggatttggAACATTGTCTTCCTGGGAGGGAAGTGGCCTGAACTTGTGCAAGAGGTTGAGAGGTACTGGATATGGTCTGGATCACCTCCAGTGATGGACCACGGCTCTGAAGCTCAAGTCCTTTAAGGAGATGGACTCATGCTTTTCTAGAGTTGCTCATAGGGAGAAGCATTGGGCTGGTAAGGACTAAATTATGAacccccagctcagccgccaagtGTTTGAGTTCAGTTGGGTAGAAAAGAGAGTCATGTCCCTTCACCTTTGAGTGGGGGATAGGTCTATGACTGGGGTTTAGGCTCACGGGCTGGACAGCAGCTCAGAGTCCTGAGTCTCCTGGAGTATTTCAGACAGGGGCATGAAAGTGCCCAACTGTGTTTTCCATTGTTCTTTGTGGGGACGTCACTGTCAACATGGGCAGCAACAGTGACACTTGGTGGGGAGTTATTGGAAGGAATGGCCTCCCGGATCTATACCTGATTGGTGTTTGCTTTGGACGTCTGTGCTCATCATAGTTGTTCATAACAATCACAATGTTTGAGCACTAAGATGTCATTAGTTCTTGTGGAATCAGGACACGTTCGGCAGAAGATTGATGATTTACTTTGTAGTTATTTTAGGCAACCTTCGACCTTGTGTTTCAGACAATTTGGTAAAGATAGGGGTGGAGCTGTCAACTGATCATTTCTTGATGATGAGTTGGATTCACCTGCTGGGTAGGAGACCAGAAAAACTTGTCGGACTAAAatgtctggctgagccctccgtcagcgAGTTTTTAAACTCCCACATCCAGGAGAACTTCAAACAGGTTTCGAGGGAGGCAGAGGACACTTTGTCTGAGTGGACCTTGTTCTTCAACTCCATCATTTCTGCTGCTTAATGAGGCTGTAGTCTCAGGGTTTCTGGTGCCTGCAGTCATAAAGAAGAAGGAATCCTAACAAGATTTGCTGCATTGTGGAACTTCTGCAGACAAGTACTGGCAGTCCAAGTGAGTGGTAGCACAAGTTCTGGTGGAGGCAAAAACTTGGTCCTGGAAGGAGTTTGGTGAGGGACTATCATTCGGCGTCAAATAGATTTTTGCATTTGAGAATATTGTATGGCAGCGGAAAGAAAATTTCAATGATCTCAATCATACTTTGTTTCTCAATCATACTGTTGAGAAAGCAGAGGCTGAAGACTGGGTTGAGACTGTCCATCCCCTGAGCTGAAGTCACAGAAGCAGTTGAAGACCTTCTGTTGTGGTTAGGTGTTTTTCCGTTGTTGGTTTTGGTGATTTTGCTTTGTGCTTATGTGTGTCTTTGCTTTTGCTTCCACAGGGTGGCGTGaggcaggaggcgtggctcTCACTACCTGGTGGCATTGCACACCTGCTTCCCATCCTTGATGGAAGCACCTATAAAAGCCTCTCCCTGgctcctccaacctgccaggTTATTTACTTTGAGTTCAGCTCCCTCCTGGTTCCTGGTGAAAGCTTCTCCCTGGCCTAGCTCCCTGCCTCCGCTACCAGTGTTCTTcagttatttccttttttttgcatttgtgagGCTAATAAACTCACCGCTGTACCATCACCTGACTCTGCTCTGGGATCTGTCCACTCACCGCGACACCTTCTCAGTGGAAAGGCACCAGGATGGATGAAGTCTACCCCAAGTACCTCAAGTCTACAGATGCTGTGGGGCTGTCTAGACTAACATATCTCTGTAGTATCAAGTTTAAATCAGGGAGAATGCACTGGACTGTCTTCAGCGTCTCCAGTGTCTCTGtcagtatttttaattaacacttAATGTTGGTGTTAGTCTGGTCTCTTCCTGTCTGAGAGTTTCCTGGTTGatgctgcagagaaaagtgaaCAGTCACACAGACAATCATCCTAAAAGAAGAAGCGGATTGATGTTTCTGTCTGTCAAACTGCTGTTGGTCTGAAGAATGGAGGGAACATCTGTCCAGATGCTGCTGGGTGAGTCCCGTCTGCTggatgtgtgttggtgtgtaaACGTTGACAGATGCTGCTTCCCACAGCAGAGCGTTCATCAAAGCTCCAACTAAGCTGAGTGtcatttctctgcagctctgagctcCCTGCTGTGCTGCACAACAAACCAAAGTTAGTCCACTTCCTCAGTCAGTCGgactctctgtgtttgtgtccaagAAAGCAGCAACACTCTGTGTGTCTTTACTTTGTTGTTGTAgttggtgtgactgtgagtcCCAGCAGATCTCAGTTCTTTGAAGGAGAATCAGTGATTCTGAACTGTGAGGACGACAGCTCTGCAGGATGGACTCTGAGGAGGAACACCAGCAGAGGAACCAGGACTTACTGTGGATCTGGACAAGGAATACCAGATAATTCTTCCTGTAAGAACAATTATCTGGTTCCATGGGACAGTGGTGTGTACTGGTGTGAGTCCAGAAGGGGAGGAGCCAGCAGCATGGTGGTTAACATCAGTGTCTCTGGTAAGANGGAGGAACACCAGCAGAGGAACCAGGACTCAGTGTGGATCTGGACAAAGACCATCAGATAATTCTTCCTGTAGAATCAATTATCTTTTCCCAGCAGACAGTGGTGTGTACTGGTGTGAgtccagagggggaggagccagcagCATGGTGGTTAACATCAGTGTCTCTGGTAAGATCAGACTGTGGAGTTAGtgttgctgcagctgtgtgcagatggatgaaatgctttgtctctgtgttgAGGTGGATCAGTGATCCTGCAGAGTCCTGTCCTCCCTGTGATGGAGGGTCATGACCTCACTctgagctgtcaatcaaagaccCCTCCCTCCAACCCCTCAGCTGCTTTCTATAAAGATGGCTCCCTCATCAGGACTGAGCctacaggtcacatgaccctccAGCATGTTTCCAGGTCTGATGAAGGTCTCTACAAGTGTCACATCAGGGATCATGGAGAGTCTCCATCCAGCTGGATCTCTATCTCAGGTGAGGA
This Oryzias melastigma strain HK-1 unplaced genomic scaffold, ASM292280v2 sc02025, whole genome shotgun sequence DNA region includes the following protein-coding sequences:
- the LOC112139323 gene encoding protein turtle, whose amino-acid sequence is MEGTSVQMLLALSSLLCCTTNQIGVTVSPSRSQFFEGESVILNCEDDSSAGWTLRRNTSRGTRTYCGSGQGIPDNSSCKNNYLVPWDSGVYWCESRRGGASSMVVNISVSGGSVILQSPVLPVMEGHDLTLSCQSKTPPSNPSAAFYKDGSLIRTEPTGHMTLQHVSRSDEGLYKCHIRDHGESPSSWISISGEELHCHLTMDFLYAVT